Sequence from the Caldalkalibacillus salinus genome:
TTTTGTCAGGGCTGGCAAACCTTCTAAAGTTTTTCTTGCAAAACTCTTAAATTCTATTTTGCACTACACAGGCTGATTAAAATATATTTTTATCTGTATTATAAAGCAACCCTACCAGATAAGTAATCTCTGAACCATAGCTAAATCAATTCTCCATACCTTTAAGAGTTCTCTTACTATAATTTGTAGCAGCAATAAAATCAAAAGCACCAGTTGATCTAATTCCACTGTTATATTCAAAATTATATATTAAAATTACTGCATTATATGATTTCTTTAGGTTTATACTTTTCTGGATTTTTGGGATGACAATTTCTTCATACGAACACCCATCTAATAATGCTGAAATATCACTACTACTATTCTTATAGACCACTTTTTCTATAGTATCCTCATCTGTTTCATCCATATCAATATTAAAATCGATAAAGAATTGGGGAGGGACAGACTCGCCATCCTCATCATACGTTAAATCAACATACTCTCCTATTGAGTCCTCATCGTTAATATTCCCTAACCAAATTGAAACCCATCCTTGTTTTTCCATTATAGTATCCTCCTACTTTAATCTTAGACCTTGTGGTAAAGACGAAACTCCACCATCCCTCTTTTCAATTAAAATTAGGGTATATACACAGCATGTTTAATAACAGGTAATTGACCTTCCACTCTAGTATTGCAAAAATTA
This genomic interval carries:
- a CDS encoding immunity 22 family protein: MEKQGWVSIWLGNINDEDSIGEYVDLTYDEDGESVPPQFFIDFNIDMDETDEDTIEKVVYKNSSSDISALLDGCSYEEIVIPKIQKSINLKKSYNAVILIYNFEYNSGIRSTGAFDFIAATNYSKRTLKGMEN